The following proteins come from a genomic window of Campylobacter concisus:
- a CDS encoding type II secretion system protein GspD — MKNLQRLILVLCFLLSSSLSALEYRNITFNDFLGEISSITGKNIVISGNVDTNFDVFLPTLDLSNTDTFSKLLKDILNVNGLDYLIQDSVLLIYNPTVEDKPVLNDYIIKFKHVSKEDVVSALSLFSENIKYTVYSDRILLITTESQYEIINNLINGLDTSYQLRQLSFTIISTDNTKLKEIGPRIESLLNPLDHFYFKIITNVLTVDSTKVNKDSVTSLINLLKEKGVSDLLYNPRVTLIDNKDSVIESVIKTPIQKSSIEIQNNQRMTTNQVDYQDVGLKLYITNVLITNDSVSFTLDLYIENLLDDTLTPRISSRHLKTNVYLTDSNSFLIGGINSKETIKSTKTIPFVENIPILGDITTYKSEKTTDYSFSIFITMLPSEKDIFSEFYYDPKDKHLALERYLTSAARNAKGAPRSGE; from the coding sequence GATTTCTTGGGCGAGATTAGTTCTATAACTGGCAAAAATATTGTCATTAGTGGTAATGTTGATACTAACTTTGATGTATTTTTACCTACGCTTGATCTAAGCAATACTGATACTTTTTCTAAGTTGCTTAAAGATATTTTAAACGTTAATGGTCTTGATTATTTGATACAAGATAGTGTCTTGTTGATATATAATCCAACTGTTGAAGATAAGCCAGTTTTGAATGACTATATAATCAAATTTAAGCACGTTTCCAAAGAAGATGTTGTATCAGCTCTTTCTTTATTTAGTGAAAATATAAAATACACTGTTTATAGTGATAGGATACTGCTTATTACTACTGAAAGCCAGTATGAGATTATTAATAATCTTATTAATGGGCTAGATACTAGCTATCAATTAAGGCAGCTTAGCTTTACAATTATTAGCACAGATAACACAAAACTTAAAGAAATTGGCCCACGTATAGAATCACTTTTAAATCCACTAGATCATTTTTATTTTAAAATTATTACCAACGTTCTTACAGTCGATAGCACTAAAGTCAATAAAGATTCTGTCACCAGTCTTATAAATTTGCTTAAAGAAAAGGGTGTATCTGATCTACTTTATAATCCTAGAGTTACCCTTATTGATAATAAAGATAGCGTAATTGAGAGCGTTATAAAGACCCCTATTCAAAAATCATCAATCGAAATTCAAAACAACCAAAGAATGACTACGAATCAAGTTGATTATCAAGATGTTGGCTTAAAGCTTTATATTACAAATGTCTTAATTACTAATGATAGCGTTAGCTTTACTTTGGATTTATATATAGAAAATTTGCTTGATGATACATTGACTCCTAGAATTTCTAGTAGGCATCTAAAAACAAATGTATATCTTACTGATTCAAACTCTTTTCTTATTGGCGGTATTAATAGCAAGGAAACAATAAAATCAACAAAAACTATTCCCTTTGTTGAAAATATACCTATTCTTGGCGATATAACTACATATAAGAGCGAAAAGACAACTGATTATAGTTTTAGTATATTTATAACAATGCTTCCGTCTGAAAAAGATATTTTTTCTGAGTTTTATTATGATCCAAAAGATAAACACCTTGCCTTAGAACGCTACCTAACGAGCGCAGCGCGCAACGCAAAAGGGGCCCCACGTAGTGGGGAATGA